Genomic DNA from Sphingomonas hankookensis:
CCGGTTCGACCGGCTCTATCTCGCCTCGATCGCCGTCGGGCTGATCGGCAACATCCTCGAATGGCCGCTGACCATGGCGCGGCTGGCGGAAAATCCCGACACGGCGGCGCTCGGGTCGACCGCGGCGGTCGCGGCCGGCGGCATGATCGCCATCGGTGTCGTCATCGCGCTGCTGCTGTGGTTCTTCATCGCCCGGCGCGGCAGCAATGTCGCCAAATGGATCCTCGTCGTCTTCACCGTCTTCGCGATCGGCAGCCTGGTGCTGGGCTTCACGACCGGCGCGGTGATCCTCGACGCCGGCGGCATCGTCCGCCTCGTCGCGGTCGCGTTGCAGACGGCGGCGGTCGCCTTCCTGTTCCGCCCCGACGCCGCCGCGTGGTTCGCACCCGCCATCGTCGACGAGGATATCTGATGCGTCTGGCCCTCACCCTCCTTGCCCTGCTCGCCCCCGTCACGGCACAGGCGCAGACGCTGCAATGTTCGGTGCCGGCGCAGATCGAACGCCCGCGCCCCGACCTGCCGACGCCGCAACAGCCGCGCCGCGTCCTCCCGATCGGCAGCTATACGCTCGCCATCACCTGGAGCCCCGAATATTGCCGCACCCGCCGCGACGATGCGCGGAACAGCTTCCAGTGCGGCGGCGCCAACCGCTTCGGGTTCACACTGCATGGCCTGTGGCCCGATGGCGAGGGCAAGGACTGGCCGCAATATTGCACTACCACCCCGATCCTGCCCGAATCGGTCATCGCCAGGAATCTGTGCGTCACCCCCTCGGCCCAGCTGCTCCAGCATGAATATGCCAAGCACGGCACGTGCATGGGCGTATCGCCCGCCGCCTATTTCGACGAATCGCGCACCCTGTTCCAGCGGCTGCGCTTCCCCGACATGATGGCCCTGTCGCGCCGGCCGAACCTGACCGCCGGACAGATCGCCAGCGCAATCGCCCGGCGCAATCCCGGCATGACCGCGCAGTCGATGCGGATCACCACCAACAAGCGCGGCTGGCTGGACGAAGTGTGGCTCTGCCTCGACAAGCGCCGCCGCTATACCGCCTGCCCCGCGCATCAGGGCGGCGTGACCCCCAACACCCGCGTCAAGATCTGGCGCGGCGGGCGTCAGGCGGGATAGTTTTGCCGGACGTGCCGACGGCACGTCCGGCGCCGCCTTGAACTACCTACCCCTCGACCGTCACCGTGGCGGGATGGTGGCGGTCGAGATGCTTGCGGATGATCCGCAGGTTCCGGGTGTTCGACCGGAAGAAGAAGTCCGGCACCGCCCCGACGATCGGGATCAGCCCCAGCGCCCAGTCGGTCCCGACATTGCCCGCCATCCGCGCCATCTGCCACTTCGACATGCCCAGGTTGCGGGCCTCCCACAGCATGTAGCTGCCCATCGCCGCACCGATGAAGCTGCCGACCACGGGGATGAAGTTCAGCAGGAAGTCGAGCCCGACCGGATGGTTCGTGCCGGGAATGGTCATCGACCGTTCCATCAGCCGCTCGATCGCCACCACGCGGCGGCGCACGGCGTCGGGGTTCTTGTCGAGATGCCCGGCAATCTGTTCGAACAGTTCGGGCGAGATACGGGTCGGCTTTGCCATGGACCCTAATTGGTGTCGCCGCGCAGATGGTTCAACGGATGCACCGCGCGCGCATTGGTCTGGAACGCGCGCAGCCGCGGCGCGACCAGCGCCCAGCGCCACGGCCGCGCAACCGGCACGAACGCTACGTCCGCTGCCATCGCCGCATCCGCCGCCGCCAGCCGCTGCGCGCGTTCGGGCAGGTTGTCGGCGTCGCGCGCCGCCGCGATCAGCGTCATCGCGTCCATCGAACAGGTGCGGCACGCCGTCGCCAGATACCATCGCGCGCTGTCATAGGGTGCGACCCGGTCGACCAGCCGCAGATCGGCCGGCGCGGTCATCGCCACCCGCTCGCCCGAGATCCCGATGCGCGACAGCGCGACCGCGACCCGCCCCCACAGCAAAGTGGCGCCCGGCCCCCTGGGCAGGGCGACGCGCAGCCGCACCGGCTGGCCATAGGCGGTCACCTGCGCCCGCGCCGTCGCCCAGCGTTGCTCCTCGGTCAGGTTGCGCCATGCCGGCAGCGCCGGGTCCGCCGCCGAATCGAGCCGTTCGGGCAGCAGCGTATCCGCCTGCCCCCAGCCTGCATCGATCGCGCCGGGCAGGTTCGCACTCTGCACCGCCATCGCCACCGCCGCCCGGCCGAGCGCGCTCGACAGGAACCCGTCGCGCGCGACAAAGGCAAAGCCGAACAGCCCGCGTGCCGGATCGACCCGCACGTCCGCCGGCCGGGGACTGGCGGCGGCGACCAGCGGCCAGTCGGCAAAGTCTCCGCCCAGCACCAGGTCGCTGCGCTTGCTCGCAAAGCGCGCCACCGCCAGCGCCGCCCGCGCACCGCGCAGCCGGACTTCGTCGGCGGCGACCGTCGCCGGCCCTTCCGGATCGGCCGGCGCGCGCAGCCGGATGCCCTCGCCCCGCAACCGGCGCAGCGGGCCGGTGCCTTGCGGCCCGCGAATTACCGCCAGTTCGGGCTGGGCCAGCAGCGTCAGCAATTCGGTATTAGGGCGCTTCAACCGCACCTCGATCACCTGCGGCGTCATCGCCACGATCTCGTCGATCGACCGCAGGAACGGGGTCAGCCGATGTCCCGCCTCGACCCCCACCGCGCGGCGCAGCGCCACCACGACCTGTTCGGCGGTGACCGGACGCCCGTCGCTCCAGGTCGCATCGCCCAGCCGAAAGATGTAGCTGCGCCCGTCATCGACCATGTTCCAGCGCTCGGCCAGCCCCGGCTCGACCTGCCCCGCGGCATCGAAACGCACCAGCCCCTGCGCCAGCGCGCTGCGCAACAGCACGCGCTCGGCATCGCCCTTCACGCCGTCCTCGATCGCATCGACCACCACCGGCCGCTCGTCGTTCCCGCCATCGCAAGCGCCGAGCGCGAACAGCAGGGGAGCGAGGATCAGGATGCGCGCCATGCCACCTCCATGCTGGTACGGACGGCGGGACTTGAACCCGCACTCCCGATGGGAAGCGGATTTTAAGTCGCGCATTGGAGGATTGCAAACCGCTACGTTTCGTTACGAAAAGGACGTGTTATCTATAGTTTAAGCACCGAACGGGGATCAAAACGCTTCGAGGTTTTTGCGGTCGTTTGCGGCGAATTGCGAACATAGTTACACCGGAATTACCACCACGGACGCCCTACGGT
This window encodes:
- a CDS encoding ribonuclease T2, with the protein product MRLALTLLALLAPVTAQAQTLQCSVPAQIERPRPDLPTPQQPRRVLPIGSYTLAITWSPEYCRTRRDDARNSFQCGGANRFGFTLHGLWPDGEGKDWPQYCTTTPILPESVIARNLCVTPSAQLLQHEYAKHGTCMGVSPAAYFDESRTLFQRLRFPDMMALSRRPNLTAGQIASAIARRNPGMTAQSMRITTNKRGWLDEVWLCLDKRRRYTACPAHQGGVTPNTRVKIWRGGRQAG
- a CDS encoding DUF4112 domain-containing protein → MAKPTRISPELFEQIAGHLDKNPDAVRRRVVAIERLMERSMTIPGTNHPVGLDFLLNFIPVVGSFIGAAMGSYMLWEARNLGMSKWQMARMAGNVGTDWALGLIPIVGAVPDFFFRSNTRNLRIIRKHLDRHHPATVTVEG
- a CDS encoding ABC transporter substrate-binding protein, giving the protein MARILILAPLLFALGACDGGNDERPVVVDAIEDGVKGDAERVLLRSALAQGLVRFDAAGQVEPGLAERWNMVDDGRSYIFRLGDATWSDGRPVTAEQVVVALRRAVGVEAGHRLTPFLRSIDEIVAMTPQVIEVRLKRPNTELLTLLAQPELAVIRGPQGTGPLRRLRGEGIRLRAPADPEGPATVAADEVRLRGARAALAVARFASKRSDLVLGGDFADWPLVAAASPRPADVRVDPARGLFGFAFVARDGFLSSALGRAAVAMAVQSANLPGAIDAGWGQADTLLPERLDSAADPALPAWRNLTEEQRWATARAQVTAYGQPVRLRVALPRGPGATLLWGRVAVALSRIGISGERVAMTAPADLRLVDRVAPYDSARWYLATACRTCSMDAMTLIAAARDADNLPERAQRLAAADAAMAADVAFVPVARPWRWALVAPRLRAFQTNARAVHPLNHLRGDTN